In a single window of the Fibrobacterota bacterium genome:
- a CDS encoding TIGR02147 family protein, with protein MQADDKEPSRSAAPGSGAAPRILQYLDFRDFIRDHCAWRKGIDPGFSQRIFAQEADLPPTCSSLLPGVVNGRRNLSANLRIKFGKALALSERDYRYFDLLVQFNQAKGMIEKNHFFAQLSKFRNSRARIVGEAQYRYYTKWHHSAVWTYFTFDQKQRHPGIIGARLFPPATPAQVEESIRLLLTLGLIKKTASGYAATDKHLYTEKDLKAMATRQHLHDLAGLAMGALDSVPPDRRQFNALMFSVSETGFRAVKDRIGSFQEELREIVDRDSGEDRIYTLTLQLFPNSQSEAGPGLGLPVAKAAGKNAPGKGA; from the coding sequence ATGCAGGCTGACGATAAGGAACCTTCCCGCTCCGCCGCGCCGGGGTCCGGCGCCGCGCCGCGCATCCTGCAGTATCTCGATTTCCGGGATTTCATCCGCGATCATTGCGCCTGGCGCAAGGGGATCGATCCCGGCTTTTCCCAGCGCATCTTCGCGCAGGAGGCCGACCTCCCCCCGACGTGTTCCAGTTTGCTTCCCGGCGTGGTGAACGGCCGCCGCAACCTGAGCGCGAACCTCCGCATCAAATTCGGGAAGGCCCTGGCGCTTTCCGAAAGGGATTACCGCTATTTCGACTTGCTGGTGCAGTTCAACCAGGCCAAGGGGATGATCGAGAAAAATCATTTCTTCGCCCAGCTTTCCAAGTTCCGCAACTCGCGGGCCCGCATCGTGGGCGAAGCGCAGTACCGCTACTACACCAAGTGGCATCATTCGGCGGTATGGACCTATTTCACCTTCGACCAGAAGCAGCGGCATCCGGGCATCATCGGCGCGCGCCTTTTCCCGCCCGCCACCCCGGCCCAGGTCGAGGAAAGCATCCGCCTCCTGCTCACCTTAGGGCTAATCAAGAAGACGGCTTCGGGGTATGCCGCCACCGACAAGCATCTGTATACGGAAAAGGATTTGAAGGCCATGGCCACGAGGCAGCATTTGCATGATCTCGCGGGGCTGGCCATGGGAGCGCTCGATTCCGTACCGCCGGATCGCCGCCAGTTCAACGCCCTCATGTTCTCCGTGTCCGAAACCGGCTTCCGGGCGGTCAAGGACCGCATCGGCTCGTTCCAAGAGGAGCTGCGCGAAATCGTCGATCGGGACTCGGGCGAGGATCGCATCTATACCCTCACCCTGCAACTCTTCCCCAACAGCCAATCCGAGGCGGGCCCGGGCCTGGGCTTGCCCGTGGCGAAAGCGGCTGGCAAAAACGCGCCGGGCAAGGGCGCATGA
- a CDS encoding YciI family protein: MKYLCLIYGNEKEMDVRREGENRVMLEEYFTFTSDIKKNGKYLAGEALQPTATATTVRVRSGKLVTTDGPFAETKEQLGGFYMIDAADLNEAIQIAGRIPGAKTGCVEVRPIVVFANPPA, from the coding sequence ATGAAATACCTATGCCTCATCTACGGAAACGAAAAGGAAATGGACGTGCGCCGGGAAGGCGAAAATCGCGTGATGTTGGAGGAATACTTCACCTTCACGTCGGACATCAAGAAGAACGGGAAATACCTCGCGGGCGAAGCCTTGCAGCCCACCGCCACCGCCACCACGGTGCGGGTCCGTTCCGGCAAGCTCGTGACCACCGACGGCCCCTTCGCCGAAACCAAGGAGCAATTGGGCGGCTTCTACATGATCGATGCGGCCGATCTGAATGAAGCCATCCAAATCGCCGGACGCATCCCCGGGGCCAAAACGGGTTGCGTAGAGGTGCGGCCGATCGTGGTGTTCGCCAACCCTCCGGCTTAA
- a CDS encoding RNA polymerase sigma factor, with the protein MRQLIEETYRRESRRILATLVRLLGDWDLAEEALQDAFAEALAHWPAQGVPENPRAWLVSAGRFRAIDKLRRRARQAPLPEGYEDLLRAPEEAFARAEELPDDRLRMIFTCCHPALSQEARMALTLREVCGLPTEAIAAAFLSPAATVAQRIVRAKAKIRDAKIPFAIPEGPELAMRMETVLHVVYLVFNEGYHGSNGSDLLRADLTGEAIRLGELLLELAPDPEVKGLLALMLFQDSRRASRLSPEGELVLLEEQDRGLWDRDGIARGQTLLDQAFAEGRIGPYCLQAAIASLHAAARTAAETDWPQIAGLYQVLRRCAPSPVVDLNAAVAEGMAFGPEAGIRRIDALLEKGELAGFALAHSARAAFLERCGRPVEARDAYAKALQHVPADGPQRRFLSRKLDSLQA; encoded by the coding sequence ATGCGGCAACTCATCGAGGAAACTTACCGGCGGGAATCGCGCCGCATCCTGGCGACCCTGGTGCGCCTCCTGGGCGATTGGGATTTGGCCGAAGAAGCCTTGCAGGACGCCTTCGCGGAAGCCTTGGCCCATTGGCCCGCCCAAGGCGTGCCGGAAAACCCGCGGGCCTGGCTGGTGTCGGCGGGCCGGTTCCGCGCCATCGACAAATTGCGGCGGCGGGCGCGCCAGGCGCCCTTGCCCGAAGGGTACGAGGATTTGCTCCGCGCGCCGGAGGAAGCCTTCGCCCGCGCCGAGGAATTGCCGGACGATCGCCTGCGCATGATTTTCACCTGTTGCCATCCGGCGCTTTCGCAAGAGGCCCGCATGGCCCTCACCTTGCGCGAGGTCTGCGGGCTTCCCACCGAGGCCATCGCCGCGGCCTTTCTGAGCCCGGCGGCCACCGTGGCCCAGCGCATCGTGCGCGCCAAAGCCAAGATCCGCGACGCCAAAATCCCTTTCGCCATCCCGGAAGGGCCGGAACTGGCCATGCGCATGGAAACCGTCCTGCACGTGGTCTACCTGGTCTTCAACGAGGGGTACCACGGGAGTAACGGGTCTGATCTGCTGCGGGCCGATCTCACGGGCGAGGCCATCCGGCTTGGAGAGCTCCTGCTGGAACTGGCTCCCGATCCGGAGGTCAAAGGGCTCTTGGCCCTTATGCTCTTCCAGGATTCGCGCCGGGCTTCCCGGCTCAGCCCCGAAGGCGAACTGGTGCTGCTCGAAGAACAGGACCGCGGCCTATGGGATCGGGACGGCATCGCCCGGGGCCAGACTCTGCTGGACCAGGCTTTCGCCGAGGGCCGCATCGGCCCCTATTGCCTGCAAGCGGCCATCGCCTCCTTGCACGCCGCCGCGCGTACGGCCGCCGAAACCGATTGGCCGCAAATCGCCGGGCTCTACCAGGTCCTGCGCCGCTGCGCGCCTTCCCCGGTGGTCGACTTGAACGCCGCCGTAGCCGAAGGCATGGCCTTCGGGCCGGAAGCGGGCATCCGGCGCATCGATGCCCTGTTGGAAAAAGGCGAGTTGGCCGGCTTCGCCTTGGCCCATTCCGCCCGGGCCGCCTTCCTGGAACGTTGCGGCCGGCCGGTCGAGGCCCGGGACGCGTATGCGAAAGCCCTCCAACACGTGCCAGCCGACGGCCCGCAGCGGAGATTCCTGTCGCGCAAGTTGGATTCGCTCCAAGCCTAA